Proteins found in one Cinclus cinclus chromosome 8, bCinCin1.1, whole genome shotgun sequence genomic segment:
- the TMEM205 gene encoding transmembrane protein 205, whose product MKGPVPIQDVMASDTEPSNTIKLLHLLFLSTSWGMQVWVTFVAGFVMSRHLPRHTFGSIQRELFPYYFHISSTCAFLNLTLFAMSHPSERLSEEHTTQAIIFFICTAASVLNTQWFGQVTSDVVVKLQLVEHSHGLGQELGQELGQELGQELGQELGQGQAASEPRRQLRASNPSYRQLARRFALYHALSSLCNLLCIVCNGLSLHRLAAQLSAL is encoded by the exons ATGAAAGGACCTGTCCCCATCCAGGACGTCATGGCAAGTGACACAGAGCCCTCCAACACCATCAAACTGCTGCACCTGCTTTTCCTCTCCACTTCCTGGGGAATGCAGGTCTGGGTGACCTTCGTGGCCG GGTTTGTGATGAGCAGACACCTTCCTCGCCACACCTTTGGCTCCATCCAGCGTGAGCTCTTCCCCTACTACTTCCACATCAGCTCCACTTGTGCCTTCCTCAACCTGACCCTGTTTGCCATGTCCCACCCCAGCGAGCGGCTCAGCGAGGAGCACACGACCCAG GCCATCATCTTCTTCATCTGCACCGCCGCTTCCGTGCTGAACACGCAGTGGTTCGGGCAGGTCACCTCCGACGTGGTGGTCAAGCTGCAGCTGGTGGAGCACAGCCacgggctggggcaggagctggggcaggagctggggcaggagctggggcaggagctggggcaggagctggggcaggggcaggcagcCAGCGAGCCCCGCCGGCAGCTCCGCGCCTCCAACCCCAGCTACAGGCAGCTGGCCCGGCGCTTCGCCCTCTACCACGCTCTGTCCTCCCTCTGCAACCTCCTGTGCATCGTGTGCAATGGGCTGAGCCTGCACCGCCTGGctgcccagctctctgccctctgA